The following coding sequences are from one Gemmatimonadaceae bacterium window:
- a CDS encoding hemolysin family protein: protein MLTRLIAIVVLLTLNAFFVAAEFALVRSRRTRLEAMARAGDKLARLALRATGNLPRLLSASQLGITVASLALGALAEDALGSNLTIWLDTLPIGFRLAVRVGIASAIAITIVTYLHVVFGELAPRSVALAHPERFARLLAPPLIIFETMVRPFTIVLNGSAVFVLRVAGQSPQSLDEAVHSPEELRILVEQSEEKGALEAGDADMLEGVFEFSEKNAREVMTPRTEIDALPLDASLDETLQLIEETQRSRYPVYEETIDNIIGLVLAKDLLPVLRNPPVQFSLRGIMRPVHVVPGSREVEEVLADFKRLKEHMAIVLDEYGGTAGVVTMEDLLEEIVGEILDEYDEPPEAPEREGPDIVVVAGSTHISELNERFGLSVPDEDYTTIGGFVFGALGRLPVTGDRVTAGNAVFTVREMDGRRIESLAIDLHAAGDRRAAVRAEEG, encoded by the coding sequence GTGCTTACGCGCCTGATCGCCATTGTCGTACTGCTCACGTTGAATGCCTTCTTCGTCGCCGCCGAGTTCGCGCTGGTCCGGTCGCGACGCACGCGCCTCGAAGCAATGGCACGCGCAGGAGACAAGTTGGCGCGTCTCGCGTTGCGTGCGACGGGCAACCTCCCGAGGCTCCTCTCCGCAAGCCAACTCGGCATCACCGTCGCAAGTTTGGCTCTCGGCGCCCTCGCTGAAGACGCGCTCGGCAGCAATCTGACGATCTGGCTCGATACGCTGCCGATCGGGTTTCGACTCGCGGTTCGCGTCGGCATCGCATCGGCAATCGCGATCACGATCGTTACGTACTTGCACGTCGTCTTCGGGGAGTTGGCGCCGCGAAGCGTTGCGCTCGCGCATCCGGAGCGCTTCGCGAGACTGCTTGCGCCGCCGCTCATCATCTTCGAGACGATGGTTCGTCCCTTCACGATCGTACTCAACGGCTCAGCCGTTTTCGTGCTGCGAGTGGCGGGGCAATCTCCGCAGTCGCTCGACGAAGCCGTCCACTCGCCCGAGGAGCTTCGCATTCTTGTCGAGCAGAGTGAAGAGAAAGGCGCACTCGAGGCGGGCGACGCCGACATGCTCGAGGGAGTGTTCGAGTTCTCTGAAAAGAACGCTCGTGAGGTCATGACTCCGCGCACCGAGATCGACGCGCTGCCGTTGGATGCATCGTTGGATGAAACGCTGCAACTCATCGAGGAAACTCAGCGGTCGCGGTATCCGGTTTACGAGGAGACGATCGACAACATCATCGGTCTCGTCCTCGCAAAAGACCTTCTGCCAGTTCTTCGCAATCCGCCCGTTCAATTTTCTTTGCGCGGGATCATGCGACCCGTACATGTCGTGCCGGGATCGCGCGAAGTCGAGGAAGTGCTCGCGGATTTCAAGCGCCTCAAGGAGCACATGGCGATCGTACTCGACGAGTACGGAGGAACAGCGGGCGTCGTCACGATGGAGGACTTGCTCGAAGAGATCGTGGGCGAGATTCTCGACGAATACGACGAGCCGCCCGAGGCGCCGGAACGGGAAGGTCCGGACATCGTCGTCGTCGCCGGATCGACGCACATCAGCGAGCTGAATGAGCGATTTGGCCTCAGCGTGCCTGACGAGGATTACACGACGATTGGCGGATTCGTGTTCGGCGCGCTCGGTCGCTTGCCGGTAACGGGCGATCGGGTGACGGCCGGGAATGCGGTGTTCACGGTGCGCGAAATGGACGGCCGACGCATCGAATCGCTGGCGATCGACCTTCATGCCGCGGGCGACCGCCGTGCGGCAGTTCGCGCGGAAGAAGGCTAG